One Coffea eugenioides isolate CCC68of unplaced genomic scaffold, Ceug_1.0 ScVebR1_2789;HRSCAF=3884, whole genome shotgun sequence DNA segment encodes these proteins:
- the LOC113757159 gene encoding defensin-like protein 18, with translation MAKSQFSCATFFALLICFLLLVPNKMPMAEATFCKRPAKNWSGDCSSDRCYNYCKYTEHVYSGECIWTGSGQHRYHACYCVYNC, from the exons ATGGCTAAATCTCAATTTAGCTGCGCAACCTTCTTTGCCCTGCTCATCTGCTTCCTCCTCCTCGTACCAAATA AGATGCCAATGGCTGAAGCTACATTTTGCAAGAGGCCTGCCAAGAACTGGTCCGGGGATTGTTCCTCTGACAGGTGCTACAATTATTGCAAGTACACAGAGCATGTTTACTCCGGAGAATGTATTTGGACTGGCAGTGGTCAGCATCGTTATCATGCTTGCTACTGTGTCTACAACTGTTGA